A single region of the Lates calcarifer isolate ASB-BC8 linkage group LG3, TLL_Latcal_v3, whole genome shotgun sequence genome encodes:
- the sync gene encoding caldesmon gives MEDIDDNISSIGFEPLFIKEEDGGPDRAIMEQREDSPGLTFTGAHLNSSTLIKPYLQEMDDLLKSCEELTGIPIGSHFSESYTETSMIESIHGQSKKEVTMESYRETSVSPQAYLSTSYIDTHMDGAETEDQPAQGQLQGMGAIINRCGVNAEVPRQTEMPITSAGNKLSETMVEYEGQLLGMLAMLESCMEEAGMDFQPQDWATDESHEYVHISKNPHHYRGTTLVPIQQERPVKLETQPMQLGSWAAQHAEGDKVSEDCWNGVTVGSATNRTQQSPSLGCDNMGGNSMERLERSGESHQGALEPQFKFSGSSGPLDSNENDPMYCEGTKTRFLFDESTETKADRTGTEVDDTEMTPAEETTELKMDTTDLRSGTNELGELGSQMEKCIDEVQQLEKRRKELLAEVLELRGNKNREDAEGSNEEEEVSEEQIDSKMAELMNILKKEEEGRREERKREIRNLREQRAEEEKSMWKVNLERQGIQDELRKLKRRLFAMVRDCTHSQASLNNQHREMELLKREEEKLQSLVLQLTEEGCQLRSAQQQQLLEIQAELHAKTSSQTSNTQEELTECRRHSCGDIQQYLQGGLRALEHRYEPILLALLKRREATAGVLVKAKEQAQELKSQLRPLKEEIQKLMLQRACLEEKLKLIHIHRREDVGQYKETVYNLEESSRELKTELKIQKKKAKDMEELRDSLTKQLLLYRAAIEDHNKCDHEENT, from the exons ATGGAGGACATAGACGACAACATTTCATCTATAGGGTTCGAGCCTCTCTTCATCAAAGAAGAGGATGGGGGGCCAGACAGAGCCATCATGGAACAAAGAGAGGACTCACCTGGACTCACCTTCACAGGAGCACATCTGAATTCATCAACTTTAATTAAGCCATACTTACAGGAGATGGATGACTTATTGAAGAGCTGTGAGGAGCTCACTGGTATTCCCATAGGCTCACACTTCTCAGAAAGTTATACTGAAACAAGCATGATTGAATCAATTCACGGTCAGAGCAAAAAGGAAGTTACCATGGAGAGCTATAGAGAAACAAGTGTATCCCCCCAAGCATATCTTTCCACCAGCTACAttgacacacacatggatgGGGCTGAAACAGAAGACCAGCCAGCACAAGGGCAGTTGCAGGGCATGGGTGCAATCATCAACAGGTGTGGAGTGAATGCAGAAGTTCCACGCCAGACAGAAATGCCCATCACTTCAGCTGGCAACAAACTGAGTGAAACCATGGTGGAGTATGAGGGCCAACTGCTCGGGATGTTGGCCATGCTGGAGAGCTGTATGGAAGAGGCTGGGATGGACTTTCAGCCACAAGACTGGGCTACAGATGAAAGCCACGAATATGTACACATCAGTAAGAATCCTCATCATTACAGGGGTACAACGCTGGTGCCCATTCAGCAAGAGAGGCCAGTGAAGTTGGAGACCCAGCCAATGCAATTAGGATCCTGGGCTGCTCAACATGCAGAGGGAGATAAAGTTTCAGAGGACTGCTGGAATGGAGTGACAGTAGGTTCAGCAACAAACAGAACTCAGCAGAGTCCTTCACTTGGCTGTGACAACATGGGTGGCAACTCAATGGAAAGACTGGAAAGGTCAGGGGAATCACACCAAGGGGCTCTTGAACCACAGTTCAAGTTTTCAGGGTCATCAGGGCCACTGGATAGTAATGAAAATGATCCAATGTACTGTGAAGGGACAAAGACAAGATTCCTGTTTGATGAAAGCACTGAAACCAAAGCTGACAGAACTGGGACTGAGGTAGATGACACTGAGATGACTCCAGCTGAAGAGACAACAGAGCTCAAAATGGACACCACTGATCTGAGATCTGGTACGAATGAATTAGGGGAGCTGGGGTCTCAGATGGAGAAGTGCATTGATGAAGTACAGCAattggagaagaggaggaaggagctgTTGGCAGAAGTGCTGGAGTTACGAgggaataaaaacagagaggatgCAGAAGGGAGcaatgaggaggaagaggtatCAGAAGAGCAAATTGACAGCAAAATGGCAGAGCTAATGAATATCctaaagaaagaggaagaggggagaagggaggagaggaagagggagattCGGAACCtcagggagcagagagcagaggaggagaagagtaTGTGGAAAGTCAACCTGGAAAGACAGGGGATTCAAGATGAGCTCAGAAAGCTCAAAAGGAGGCTCTTTGCCATGGTCAGGGACTGTACCCACAGTCAGGCTTCCCTGAACAACCAGCACCGTGAGATGGAGCTACTTAAGAGAGAAGAG GAGAAGCTGCAGTCCCTGGTGCTCCAGCTGACAGAGGAGGGCTGCCAGCTCAGGTCagcccaacaacaacagctcttAGAAATACAGGCAGAGCTTCATGCCAAGACCTCCAGTCAGACCTCTAACACCCAAGAGGAGTTGACTGAGTGCAGGAGGCACTCCTGTGGAGACATCCAGCAGTATCTGCAGGGTGGGCTGAGAGCCCTTGAGCACAG ATATGAACCCATTTTGCTGGCGCTGCTGAAGAGAAGAGAGGCAACAGCTGGAGTGCTGGTGAAAGCCAAAGAGCAGGCCCAGGAACTGAAGTCCCAGCTGAGACCCCTAAAGGAGGAGATCCAAAAGCTGATGCTCCAGAGGGCTTGTTTGGAGGAGAAACTCAAACTGATCCACATACATCGGAGAGAGGATGTGGGGCAGTACAAG GAGACAGTGTACAATctggaggagagcagcagagaactGAAGACTGAGTTAAAGATTCAGAAGAAAAAAGCCAAAGACATGGAGGAGTTGAGAGACAGCCTTACCAAACAACTCCTCCTTTACAG GGCTGCCATTGAGGACCATAACAAGTGTGACCATGAGGAGAACACATGA